Proteins encoded by one window of Musa acuminata AAA Group cultivar baxijiao chromosome BXJ2-9, Cavendish_Baxijiao_AAA, whole genome shotgun sequence:
- the LOC135623624 gene encoding caffeoyl-CoA O-methyltransferase-like, giving the protein MASQNGQQRPHQEVGHKSLLQSDALYQYILDTGVLPREPECMKELRQITANHPMNIMSISVDEGQFLNMLLKLTRAKKTMEIGVYTGYSLLATALALPDDGKILAMDTNRKYYEVGLPTIQKAGVAHKIDFREGPALPVLDQLLQDETNHGSFDFVFVDADKENYVNYHRRLLDLVKVGGLIAYDNTLWGGAVAAPPDAPLPGYLRHYLDFVLQLNRELAADPRIEICQLPVGDGVTLSRRIR; this is encoded by the exons atggcTTCTCAGAATGGCCAACAAAGACCGCATCAGGAGGTCGGTCACAAAAGCCTCCTCCAAAGCGACGCCCTCTATCAA TACATACTGGACACCGGCGTTCTCCCCCGAGagcccgaatgcatgaaagaactcCGCCAGATCACCGCCAACCATCCCAT GAACATCATGTCGATCTCGGTCGACGAAGGGCAGTTCCTGAACATGCTGCTCAAGCTCACCAGAGCGAAGAAGACGATGGAGATCGGCGTCTACACTGGCTACTCCCTCCTCGCCACTGCCCTCGCCCTTCCCGACGACGGCAAG ATTCTGGCCATGGACACTAACCGAAAGTACTACGAGGTTGGCCTGCCGACGATACAGAAGGCCGGCGTCGCCCACAAGATAGACTTCCGCGAAGGCCCCGCCCTCCCCGTCCTCGATCAGCTGCTGCAAGAC GAGACGAATCACGGGTCGTTCGACTTCGTCTTCGTGGACGCCGACAAGGAGAACTACGTCAACTACCACCGGCGGCTGCTGGATCTGGTGAAGGTGGGCGGCCTCATCGCGTACGACAACACGCTGTGGGGCGGCGCGGTGGCGGCCCCGCCGGACGCGCCCCTGCCTGGCTACCTCCGCCACTACCTGGACTTCGTGCTGCAGCTCAACCGGGAGCTCGCCGCCGACCCGCGCATCGAGATCTGCCAGCTTCCGGTGGGCGACGGCGTCACCCTCAGCCGGAGGATCAGATGA